In bacterium, the following are encoded in one genomic region:
- a CDS encoding sensor domain-containing diguanylate cyclase: MRGLAVIKEKSGEDPNRLEKWFEFTQKLYCTLDLDQASHIALEIVLHLTGMQRGMLLTKENETAFQFRHAQNQEGRTLKQEQFPATNVLLREVCNQGSPVHKNHDSAGAKTVLCIPFLSNRAGSNTVIGILYCDSSEEIPYGESEKEMLNVFLMHAGPALESVIFYDWATRDMLTDVYQRHFFDAVSQIEWRRTLRHKHPATVLRVDLDRLRAYNESYGRKEGDTVLRKTAEILKEICRTEDIIARYDIDEFAVLLPETDTAGARLVSGRITEEVPLLLTRDPDRPVTVSIGGATYPRCSVNNIVDLMRLAGIALSHAKQAGGARAIHYEPSLSSAHKKIF, from the coding sequence ATGAGAGGTCTGGCTGTGATCAAAGAGAAATCAGGGGAAGACCCGAACCGTCTGGAAAAGTGGTTCGAGTTCACACAGAAACTTTATTGCACTCTTGATTTGGATCAAGCTTCGCACATTGCTCTTGAGATCGTGTTGCATCTTACCGGGATGCAACGCGGCATGCTGCTGACCAAAGAAAATGAAACCGCTTTCCAGTTTCGTCACGCGCAAAATCAAGAAGGACGAACGCTAAAACAGGAACAATTTCCCGCGACCAATGTGCTTCTCCGGGAAGTTTGTAACCAGGGCTCTCCCGTTCACAAAAATCACGACTCGGCAGGAGCGAAGACCGTGCTGTGCATTCCTTTTCTCTCCAACCGTGCTGGCTCTAATACAGTAATAGGAATTCTGTACTGTGATAGCTCGGAAGAGATTCCTTATGGGGAAAGCGAAAAAGAAATGTTGAATGTGTTTTTGATGCACGCAGGACCTGCGTTGGAATCAGTCATTTTCTACGACTGGGCTACGCGCGATATGCTGACAGACGTTTACCAGAGACATTTTTTTGACGCCGTCTCTCAGATCGAATGGAGGCGGACGTTAAGACACAAACATCCAGCAACCGTATTGAGGGTTGATCTGGACCGGCTGCGGGCATATAACGAATCTTATGGCAGGAAAGAGGGCGACACGGTGTTGAGAAAGACCGCTGAGATTCTTAAAGAAATTTGCAGGACTGAAGATATTATTGCCCGCTATGACATCGATGAATTCGCTGTTTTGCTTCCCGAAACAGACACCGCGGGCGCGCGTTTGGTTTCCGGTAGAATCACGGAAGAAGTCCCCTTGCTGTTAACTCGTGATCCTGACAGGCCGGTAACTGTGAGCATCGGAGGCGCCACTTACCCGCGGTGCTCCGTTAACAATATCGTAGATCTGATGCGACTCGCCGGCATTGCGCTCTCGCATGCCAAACAAGCCGGCGGCGCGCGGGCAATTCACTATGAGCCTTCCCTGAGCAGCGCACACAAAAAAATCTTCTGA